ATTATGAGTACTTCACTATATGAAAGACTTGGTGGCAGCGAAAAAATCACTCAGATATCCAGCGACATTGTTGACCTGCACCTGGACAACCAAACCATATCTAACCGGTTTGCTAACTCTGACACCAGTAAATTAAAGAAAACCGTATCTGAGTTTTTTATTACCGGTACCGGTGGACCAAACCTGTATAAAGGAAAAGATATGCGGGCCGTTCATCAGGGGATGAACATATCTGCCATCGAGTTTGTTGCCGTGCTGGATGATGCACTTGAAGCAATGCAGAAAAACAGCGTCGGACAGCGTGAACAGGAAGAGGTCTTGTTTATTCTGTACAGTATGAGAAATGATGTCATTTTGGTTTAACAACAATGGGCAGGGCTGTTATCCCCATGGCACTCTGCCCGTTATTTGATCCCGTCCCTACAGAACAGTCCAGAAAACTCATGTTATATGCTGCCTGTTCACCAGTTAAATATATTTTCAACCTCTGGTCATAAAAAGTTTCTGATATTGGCAAAAAAGCACTTTACCTCAACTTAACTTTAGGTCTTATGATTAACGGCAACAGAAAGAGAAGAACCCGGAAGTTATCCGGTTTTCTCTCATTCAAACCTAAATAAATCATAAGGAATTCAGATGAAGGTAATCGCTTTCGGAGCAACAAACAGCACCACTTCAATTAATAAAAAGCTTGCCGCTTATACTGCCGGGTTAATCGATAAATCAAAGGTAGAAGTGATTGATCTTAATGACTTTGAAATGCCCATCTATAGCGTGGAAAGGGAGCAAGAATCAGGTATTCACCCACTGGCAGAACAGTTCTACAACAAAATCTCACAAGCCGATGCCCTTGTTATCTCTTTCGCCGAATATAACGGCACTTATACCGCTGCATTTAAAAACATTCTTGACTGGGTTTCCCGTATCAATAAAAAATTCTATCAGGGAAAACCTGTTATTATGCTGGCAACCTCTCCGGGGCCGGGTGGTGCAAGCTCTGTTTTATCATACGCACTGGAATCAGCCCCCTATTTTGACGCTGATGTAAAAGGCTCACTCTCGTTTCCTGATTTTTTCAGTAACTTCGATATAGAAGCCAACAGAATCACCAATGACGCGCTACTAGAAGATCTGCGCACAGTTACTAGTCGCATAATGGCTTAGTACGTGTACAATCATCCCTGCTTTTGGCCTGATCACTTTTATGAGAAATATTAATGAAGCAATTTCAAATGAGAGAACTCCCCTTTAAGGAGTTTGTCTCCATGATGGCACTTATGATGTCCATCACCGCCCTATCCATAGATGCCATTCTTCCTGCTCTCGAAGCCATTGCCTCTGATCTGGGTAGCGCAGACTCAAAAGATGCCCAGCAGTTTATCGTGGCTATTTTTGTTGGTATGGCGCTGGGTCAGCTACTGTTTGGCCCACTGTCCGACTCCATCGGCAGGCGTCCGGCTGTTGTGAGTGGTTATGTCATTTTTGTAGCGGCCAGCTTAATAGCTATCTATGCCTCTGATCATCAGGCCATGCTCTGGGCCCGCTTTTTACAAGGGTTCGGACTGGCAGCACCTAAAGTTATCTCTGTTGCTATTATTCGTGACCTGTACAAAGGGCGCACCATGGCACGGGTGATGTCCTTTATTATGATGGTATTTATTCTGGTCCCTATGCTTGCTCCCCTGCTTGGTCAACTTGTTATGCATATTGCTAACTGGCAGGCGATATTCTGGGTAGTACTTCTGGTCAGTATGATTTCCCTTAGCTGGTATCTGCTGCGCCAGCAAGAGACACTGGAGCCAGAGAACCGCACCGGTTTATCGGCAAAAGCCATGTTTGAGGCACTAAAATTTGTGCTGAGCAACCGCCAGTCTGTGGGCTACACTGTTGCAGCCGGCATTATATCTGGTCCGTTTATATTCTATTTAAGCTCTGCCTCGCACTTACTGGCCGATTCATATCAGTTAAAAGAGTGGTTTCCTATCTACTTTTCAGCACTGACCATCTCTTTCGCCATTGCATCATTTATTAATGGCAAGAGAGTGATGAAGTTGGGTATGCGCTATATTTCGCGTTTTGCCCTCACCATTATCACCGTTAGTGCCACGGTATTTCTGCCCGTTGCATTTTTCTATCAGGGACATCCGCCTCTGGAAGCACTGACCGTCTATTTTATATTTACGTTTTTCTCGCTAGCATTGATTTTCGGTAACCTTAACTCGCTGGCGATGGAGCCTCTGGGACAGTTTGCCGGTTTAGGTTCTGCCATTGTCGGCTGCCTTACCACCATTATTTCAGCCGCTCTGGCCGTTATTATTGGTTCGTTTTATGAAGGGTCAGTATTCCCGCTGGTAACCGGATTTGCACTAGCCGGAGCAAGTAGCCTTACCATTGCTTTCTGGACAGACAAAAAGGGAAACCGTGAATCAGAAGAGGCACTCTCATTACAAAGCAAAGAACTTTAACTAACACCTGCATCACAATGATTGCAACTAAGGAGAAGGCTATGAACCCGGATACGTTAAATAGCTATTTTCATAGAATTGGTTTATCGGATAAACCAACTGCGAGCTTAGATTCACTTAAACAGATTCACCGTTTACAACACAAAAGCATGCCTTTTGAAAATTTTGATGTAGTTAATGGCAAGGCGATCAAGCTGACGGAAGAAGCACTGGTCCAGAAGCTAGTGAGAGAAAACCGCGGCGGCTACTGCTTTGAGTTAAACGGCTTGCTCTACTCTGTACTTAACACCATAGGTTTTCAAGTCAGGCCTTTGCTGGGAAGAGTTCATCTGTCGGAACAAGCAACCGGACGGGGACACAGGGTTAATCTGGTTACTATAGATGACAAGCAGTGGCTGGTGGACGCCGGTTTTGGCGCACAAACACCTAGAGAGCCCCTGCCGTTAGAGCTGAATAAAACTCTCTCTACGGATATTCAGACTTTCAGGTTTATTGAAGATAAGCACTATGGTGTGATGCTTCAAACCGAAGGGGAAGACGGCTGGAGCAATATGTATAGTCTGGATATGGGGCATGTCTGCCAGGGAGATATCGATTACGGCAATCACTACACTTCCACCAGCCCGGACTCGGTATTTACCAATAAGTGTGTCGCCTCCCTTCGTACAGAGAGTGGCGCTATCACCTTGTTAAATAACAGGCTAAAGATAAAAGAGGGTGACAGTAGCCGGGAGATGATTTTAAATTGTGAGGCGGGTTATTTTGCTGCACTCAAAGAGTATTTCGGAATTGCTCCTGATGTGCCTTACCACAAAATAGAAGCTTTTTTTGACCAATAATTAATGTTAGAAAATGGGCTATTCCCAGTCCATTTTCAGCTCTCTGTTGTTTTCCGCACAGTCTTTAAGATAAAGGTTAATCAGATTTTGATAAGGCACACCGCTCTTTTCCGACAACGCCTTAAAGTAGTCAATAACTTCTTCATCTAATCGGATAGTAATCTGTTTTTTTATCTTTTTGGCATAAGGGTTTGCCATAGATTGATCAAATTTGTAATTATCACGCATAACGAAACTCCTCAGATTTGAAAAGGCAATTCTAGCTGGTTAATAACGGAAACAGCCTGCCTTATTCATATCCTTCGGCTCACTTCAAATATCAGAAAATACTAGCGTTTAATTCTGAGGTAAGTAATACCAACCAACAGCCCCCAGAGTGTTGAGCCTACTCCAAGGAAGCTGACACCGGACAAGGTAATCAAAAAGGTAAATAGAGCCGCGTCCCTGTAGACCTCTTTTTGAAAGGCGGTTTGCAGACACATCAGCAAAGTTCCCAAAAGGGCAAAACCGGCCAGAATTTTAGTTACCTCCTGAGGAAGAAGCAGAAACAGAGAGACAACTGAAGAGGCGAACAGGCCAGCTAACAGATAGAAAATGCCCGCCCAGATAGCAGCGCGGTAACGCTGTGACTTGTCAGCGTCGACCTCTTCGTTCATACAGATAGCCGCTGAGATTGCAGCAAGGTTAACGCTAAAGCCTCCAAAAGGAGCCGCAAGAAGATTAACAGTGCCTGTCCCTTTAAGAATTGCCTTTACCGGAGCCTGATAACCATAACTTTGCATCATAGCGATGCCGGGCAGATTTTGAGACAACATGGTAATCAGGTAGAGAGGCACGGCTAAGTTAATCATTGCCGCCAGATCAAAACCGGGCATCAGCCAGACAGGTTGAGCCACGGAAAACTCGCTAGTTTGTAAGCCAGTTCCATCCATTACGACGGTAAAAGCAATACCAACCAGCAGCAAAATCAGCATCATATATTTAGGGATAAACCGTTTCGCTAACAAAAATGCACTAAACATTATCATGAATAGTACCGGCATCTGCGTAATGGTCTGAAAACTTCCCAGACAGAAAGGCAATAAAATGGCCGCGAGCATCGCCGTACCCAGTTGCGGAGGAATACGTTCAAGAGCTTTGCTTAAAGGGGAAATAAGTCCGGTAAGGAAAATCAGCAATCCCGAAATAATAAATGCACCGATAACCGATGAAAGCTCATAATCACCTGAAGCACCCGCCAGCATTACCGCCCCCGGAGTGGACCATGCCGTTAACAGCGGTGCTTTGTAGTACCAGGAGTAAGCTATTGAGGTGATGCCCATCGCAACACCTAGTGCCAGTAACCAGCTTTCCGTTTGAGTTGCAGTCGCGCCCGCTGCTGTCGCCGCCTGAATAACAATAACCACCGAACTGGTGTAACCAATCAGTATTGCAGTAAAACCGGCCGAGATATGGCTCAAATTAAATAGCTTTTTCATCTTTGCTTTCCCTGTTCTGAGGAATATAATTTAGCAATCCGTGCGCTATTACGCACAAAAAAGATAGCACAGTGCGTTATAACGCACAAAGAGTTTTTATAATGAGTGATTCTGTATTTAAAACTGAAATAGCCAGCCACCTGAAAAGTGAACGCAAAAAGAAAGGCCTGAGTCTGGATGCCACTTCTAAGCTAACAGGCGTCTCAAAAGCTATGCTGGGGCAGATTGAAAGAGGCGAATCCAGCCCGACTATTTCGACCCTATGGAAGATAGCCAGTGGGCTGGAAACCTCCTTTTCAGCCTTCTTTGCAAACGAACCCAACTTAAGATCCAACGAACTGACTTTTCCCGATGATGCCCGCATGCAGGTAACGACTCTGTTCCCCTATAAAACGGATTCCGGGATGGAGATGTTCGAAATCACCCTGACAGACTTCCATCAGCAGATGTCATCACCACATGGCGTCGGAGTGATCGAACATGTTCATGTACTTAAAGGCAGGTTAAAGCTGTTTTTTGATAACCAGTGGCATGAGTTTAGTGAAGGGGAAAGTGTCCGTTTCTTTAGTGATCAACCCCATGGCTATCAGGCAGAAAGCGAAACGGTAACTTTCCAGAATATTGTTTGTTATCCGAGGTAGTTAATAAGCAACATGTGTTTGCATAGACTATGTCTTTACTAAGTTATACAAAGGAGCTTTAAATACATTTTAAATGTCATATATCGATTGCGTTTCACGGATATGTAAGTATCTCACTTATAGGTGTAACAAAGCTAGTTAATGATGTTATTGTAAATAATATGACTCACATTTCTTCTTGTGGTTTAAATTACATAGAGTTAACCTCTTATCTTTATTAAACATATAGAAACCGCTAGAGTTATGATTAAACTTGTATGGGCAGTCGCTTGGAGAACATGCATTGGGTTCACTATTGCAAGTAAAGTTGGAGGCACACTTGATTATGCAAGTGATGTGAAACAAGTAAATGCCATTCTATTTATAGACATAATAACAATAGCTGCCTCATTGATACTATCATCAATTTATGTTTATAAAACAAGACATAAGTACTTATCAAAAACCTAAATTAAACCAACAAAATGAACTACTTACCTCACCTTTTAGCTAGAAAATTTCATGCTTTTTCTAGTATTTCTCTACTTAAGTCATTTTTTATATCACTAATGCTCAGCCTCCTTTTACTTCTCATATTTGTTGCTAGTGATGGAAATATAGTAGCTATGCTGCTGGCTTCTGGCGCTGTGACTTTTTTTATTTCAGGTATAATGGCTAGTAAATATTACTCAATGAGGCCCATAATTTTCACTAATCCAGTTATTGTTCAGCTTTCTACGTACAACATAACAACTATAATCTTCAGGGTAGTTAAAGGGAGTGCAGATATCATTGCCTCCCTATTTTTTCACTACATGTTGTTATGTTCAGCGGGGTTAATACTAGCTCCATTTTTCTTGATTTTTATTAATTAATATAAAAATTGACTTTACGCTATCCATCGATGACATTTGTATCATTCTGATATAGAGTTTTCGGCAAGCTTAACACTGTTGTCTTAGAGATAAAGTCATGAGCA
This is a stretch of genomic DNA from Vibrio sp. SCSIO 43137. It encodes these proteins:
- a CDS encoding multidrug effflux MFS transporter; this translates as MKQFQMRELPFKEFVSMMALMMSITALSIDAILPALEAIASDLGSADSKDAQQFIVAIFVGMALGQLLFGPLSDSIGRRPAVVSGYVIFVAASLIAIYASDHQAMLWARFLQGFGLAAPKVISVAIIRDLYKGRTMARVMSFIMMVFILVPMLAPLLGQLVMHIANWQAIFWVVLLVSMISLSWYLLRQQETLEPENRTGLSAKAMFEALKFVLSNRQSVGYTVAAGIISGPFIFYLSSASHLLADSYQLKEWFPIYFSALTISFAIASFINGKRVMKLGMRYISRFALTIITVSATVFLPVAFFYQGHPPLEALTVYFIFTFFSLALIFGNLNSLAMEPLGQFAGLGSAIVGCLTTIISAALAVIIGSFYEGSVFPLVTGFALAGASSLTIAFWTDKKGNRESEEALSLQSKEL
- a CDS encoding benzoate/H(+) symporter BenE family transporter; its protein translation is MKKLFNLSHISAGFTAILIGYTSSVVIVIQAATAAGATATQTESWLLALGVAMGITSIAYSWYYKAPLLTAWSTPGAVMLAGASGDYELSSVIGAFIISGLLIFLTGLISPLSKALERIPPQLGTAMLAAILLPFCLGSFQTITQMPVLFMIMFSAFLLAKRFIPKYMMLILLLVGIAFTVVMDGTGLQTSEFSVAQPVWLMPGFDLAAMINLAVPLYLITMLSQNLPGIAMMQSYGYQAPVKAILKGTGTVNLLAAPFGGFSVNLAAISAAICMNEEVDADKSQRYRAAIWAGIFYLLAGLFASSVVSLFLLLPQEVTKILAGFALLGTLLMCLQTAFQKEVYRDAALFTFLITLSGVSFLGVGSTLWGLLVGITYLRIKR
- a CDS encoding helix-turn-helix domain-containing protein, yielding MSDSVFKTEIASHLKSERKKKGLSLDATSKLTGVSKAMLGQIERGESSPTISTLWKIASGLETSFSAFFANEPNLRSNELTFPDDARMQVTTLFPYKTDSGMEMFEITLTDFHQQMSSPHGVGVIEHVHVLKGRLKLFFDNQWHEFSEGESVRFFSDQPHGYQAESETVTFQNIVCYPR
- a CDS encoding group I truncated hemoglobin codes for the protein MSTSLYERLGGSEKITQISSDIVDLHLDNQTISNRFANSDTSKLKKTVSEFFITGTGGPNLYKGKDMRAVHQGMNISAIEFVAVLDDALEAMQKNSVGQREQEEVLFILYSMRNDVILV
- a CDS encoding BrnA antitoxin family protein codes for the protein MRDNYKFDQSMANPYAKKIKKQITIRLDEEVIDYFKALSEKSGVPYQNLINLYLKDCAENNRELKMDWE
- a CDS encoding arylamine N-acetyltransferase family protein, producing the protein MNPDTLNSYFHRIGLSDKPTASLDSLKQIHRLQHKSMPFENFDVVNGKAIKLTEEALVQKLVRENRGGYCFELNGLLYSVLNTIGFQVRPLLGRVHLSEQATGRGHRVNLVTIDDKQWLVDAGFGAQTPREPLPLELNKTLSTDIQTFRFIEDKHYGVMLQTEGEDGWSNMYSLDMGHVCQGDIDYGNHYTSTSPDSVFTNKCVASLRTESGAITLLNNRLKIKEGDSSREMILNCEAGYFAALKEYFGIAPDVPYHKIEAFFDQ
- a CDS encoding NADPH-dependent FMN reductase → MKVIAFGATNSTTSINKKLAAYTAGLIDKSKVEVIDLNDFEMPIYSVEREQESGIHPLAEQFYNKISQADALVISFAEYNGTYTAAFKNILDWVSRINKKFYQGKPVIMLATSPGPGGASSVLSYALESAPYFDADVKGSLSFPDFFSNFDIEANRITNDALLEDLRTVTSRIMA